TCTGAGCTATGCCACAATGATCCAATGTCGGGCAGCGTCACTTGGCCTCACAACACCGCAGCAGTTACTGACAAGGGCTTACGAGGAAGACAGCCTTCCTCATGGGGCCACAGAGCACACACAATCACCTCCTGCCATGTTAGCCAGGGGCTTCCTTGGTTCTGGCTGTCCCTGACCCGCAAGGAGTATGGGGTACCTCTCAATACAGTCAGGCGGCCATGGCAGGTAAAGGAATGTCACCTCCTTCACACTGCATCATGGGGTCCAATAGCTGGAAAGCCTGAGAGGACTCAAGGCACAGGGAGAAGACTCCGGTTGCTCAATCAGGCCACAGCTGAGCAGGGACCCAGAAGGCCAGAACACGTGTGAGCACAGCGCAGGGTAGCAGGTGGGAAGCTACCATCTCTCCACATGGCGGGATAGATGTACTTACATGGCAGGACGTGGGGCGGGGTGGGTGTGCCCACCTCAGCCAGGAGCTTGGTGAGAATAGGTGCTGGGGGGCGGGGCAGCTGCCCATGGGAAGCCCAGAGCAGAACTGGGTGGAATTAGGCATTTGGTAAATGCTTTCAAACAGAGTCCCCACAATAAAGAagatgaaaagaaattaaaatcctCTAGAACAGAGGTCAGAAAACATTTTACGTGAGGACAAGTAGTAAGTATTTTCAGCTTTGCTGGCTACATGCTATCTGGTGCCACTGTGGTGGGAAAGAAGCCCTAGACGGTATGCAAATGAATGAgagtggctgtgttccaataaaactttatttacacaaaCAGGTGGCAGGAGAGATTCGGCCTTTGAGCTACAGTTCTCATCACTGTCCATTATGGAAACCAAAGTCCATCTGTGGTGGACAAGCTTTTGACACGTGCGCTAAGTATAAAATACACACCCGATTTTGAAGATTTCATACaaataaaagaatgttcaacgccTCATTAATAATCGTTTTGACGATATACTCAAATAGGATTTTGGATATagtgaaataaaatatgttaTCAAAATTAATCTCACCCATttcttttttaggtttttaaaaatatagccgCTAGAAAATTTACAGTTACATTTCTGGCTCACATTGTATATCTGCTTGACAGGGCTGTCTTTAGAGTACCACTGTCTCCAGCTGAAACGAAGGGTGAATCACTGGCCCTTGAAGGGTCTCAGGTGGGGATTTACCCTTCAGCAGGCCCCATAATGGAATTCGAATCTACATGATAAAGATTCTGATTGGAATAGTGTTTTAAATTACTACAGTATACATCCCTTTTTTAAAACTCTGCCAGTTTTTTGTGTGCAGCAATGGTCTTCACATTAGGACCTCAAGATGTTAATAACTGTTGCTTACGAGGGATATCTTTAGGGTTTAAAAAATGGGAGCAAAGTGGAATTAAATGTTAACCAGTGTCTGACTGCCGCAGCCTCCCTCAACTCTTCTGAACTGGTGAAATGGGTGTAGAGCTTCTGCAAGAGCAAAGGAGTAGGCAGCACTTCCCCAGCTTATTGGCCTCAGAAGGCGGTTTTGCAGAATCCTAATTAGCACTCCTAGAAGGCAATTTGAGGAGTGCTGGTCTGCAAGATGCTGCACAAGAGTGTGCATGATTTTCCCAGAGTCCAGCTCAATTGGTTGTTTTTAGTGCCACACAAATAAGGTTCAGAAAGTTGCTCTAACATGGATGACtgagaaaactggaggattaggaGGCACAGAGGCTGCAGCCAATGGTTGTTCCACTCTGCCCTAGAGAGTAGATTCATGCAAAAGTGTCTACTAAGTGCCAGTGGTGCACACAGTGGTAAGTAAAAAAGAGCCCCTTCTCCTGGGGGCTTTGTCACCAGACAGTACTGTGTCTGCCAGAACCTGTCTGAGTCACTGGGGACCCTGTGCCCCTCCAAGGAGCTGCTCTTCGTGCCCCCCGACATAGACCGGAGGATAGTAAATTAAATAGGATGTTAGAAGATGGtaagaactaaggaaagaagaagGACAAACACTAAACCAGACAAGTAGGTGAAATATCAAGTAAAGTAGACCATGGAAGGTTCCAAAGAAGAGAGACCCAGCAGGAGAGAGGAACATGCTGAGTGGGGGACCACAGGGGAGGGTTGTCAGGAAGCCAAAATGACTTTTGAATGAAGACCCCAGGAGACTCTGTGGCTACCGATAGTCCTGGCCTGCATGCGTGGGCAATTCCTTCCTTGTAAAGGATGTCCAAATACGTGAGGGGCGACACAGAGGTCCCTGCAGGAAGAAAGTGCTCAGAAGTTTGTTCCTTTGCCTCCCTTCCTGTGTCTCTCTTCACTCCCCACAACTctcaaagatattgtgcccatgtataactgaaaaaatatttttaaaaagtctaaacCAACTAAGCAGATAACACTGTACTTCAAAAGACAGTTGTAATATACCTTCAAACTCAACTACCATTGGATGAACCCTTGATATggtatcatccatccatccatccatccacctactcatccatccatccacctactcatctgtccatctatccatccatccaacaCATATTTGTTGATCACCAACTGTgttccaggcactgtgctagatgCTTGGGATACAGCAATTCTTGGAGCATGGAGCTGGAGTTCTAGCAGCCGGtataggaaacaatcaataagcacaataaatgagtaaattaaataggatgttagaagatggtaagaaccaaggaaagaagaaaactaaGACCTGAGTTAGTGGGACTGAATGAGAAGGCAGGAGAGCTCGCCTGGGCACTGCcagcctctgcctctccctgAGGCAGTGGGTTGGGGGAGGGAGAAAGCTCTGAGAGGGCATTAGGAAGTCACTTCTTGACCTTGACCTTCTGTGCCCCCCTTTCAGGCGCCAAGGCGGAGTGACCAGACCATGGAGACCCTGCTTGGTGGGCTGCTGGCGTTTGGCATGGCGTTTGCCGTGGTCGATGCCTGCCCCAAGTACTGTGTCTGCCAGAACCTGTCTGAGTCACTGGGGACCCTGTGCCCCTCCAAGGGGCTGCTCTTCGTGCCCCCCGACATCGACCGGAGGACAGTGGAGCTGCGCCTGGGCGGCAACTTCATCATCCACATCGGCCGCCAGGACTTCGCCAACATGACGGGGCTGGTGGACCTGACTCTGTCCAGGAACACCATCAGCCACATCCAGCCCTTCTCCTTCCTGGACCTGGAGAGCCTCCGCTCCCTGCACCTGGACAGCAACCGGCTGCCCAGCCTGGGAGAGGACACCCTCCGGGGCCTGGTCAACCTGCAGCACCTCATCGTCAACAACAACCAGCTGGGTGGCATCGCAGATGACGCCTTCGAGGACTTCCTGCTGACGCTGGAggacctggacctctcctacAACAATCTGCATGGCCTGCCCTGGGACTCCGTGCGGCGCATGGTCAACCTCCACCAGCTGAGCCTGGACCACAACCTGCTGGACCACATCGCCGAGGGCACCTTTGCCGACCTGCAGAAACTGGCCCGCCTGGACCTCACCTCCAACAGGCTGCAGAAGCTGCCCCCAGATCCCATCTTTGCCCGCTCCCAGGCTTCTGCTCTGACCGCCACGCCCTTTGCCCCGCCCTTGTCCTTTAGTTTCGGGGGGAACCCGCTGCACTGCAATTGCGAGCTGCTTTGGCTGCGGAGGCTGGAGAGGGACGATGACCTGGAGACCTGTGGCTCCCCGGGGGCCCTCAAGGGGCGCTACTTCTGGCACGTGCGTGAGGAGGAGTTTGTGTGTGAGCCGCCTCTCATCACACAGCACACACACAAGCTGCTGGTCCTGGAGGGCCAGGCGGCCACGCTCAAGTGCAAGGCCATCGGGGACCCCAGCCCCCTTATCCACTGGGTAGCCCCCGATGACCGGCTGGTGGGCAATTCCTCAAGGACCGCTGTATATGACAACGGCACCCTGGACATCCTCATCACTACGTCTCAGGACAGCGGCGCCTTCACCTGCATTGCCGCCAACGCTGCGGGGGAGGCCACGGCCACCGTGGAGGTATCCATTGTCCAGCTGCCACACCTCAGCAACAGCACCAGCCGCACGGCGCCCCCCAAGTCCCGCCTCTCGGACATCACCGGCTCCAGCAAGACCGGCCGAGGTGGTGGAGGCAGCGGGGGCGGGGAGCCTTCTAAAAGCACCCCCGAGAGGGCTGTGCTGGTGTCCGATGTGACCACCACCTCGGCCCTGGTCAAGTGGTCGGTCAGCAAGTCGGCGCCGCGGGTGAAGATGTACCAGCTGCAGTACAACTGCTCCGACGATGAGGTACTGATCTACAGGTGAGCGAGTGGCTGTGGCAGAGGCAGGGGCTGCATCTGGCGGGAAGGAGGAGGGGGCCACCAGGGTTTTGAGCTGTTGCCACCTGTACCCCTTTCCCCCGGGTGCCTGTGGGGCTCACCGTACCATTCATGCAAGTAAAAGGAGATAGATTACTACAAATCTAAGAAAAGGACCTGCACAGGGTAGTGTGCAGCAGAACTGAGCCCTTCAGTGGCTGTGGTTGCTGGTCCTTGGTCTGGAGCCTCTGAACGTTCTGCTAGGAGCCCAGCTAGGCATCCTACAAGAGCCATGAGGAAACCTCTTGGTGGAAAGAGGTCCAAGGAGGAAGGCACTTGGCCTTCGCCTTGGTTTCTGTGCAATTGTGGTAAAAGCTTTTGTCATGGCTCTTCCACTTGCTAGTCATTTGATTATTCTGGtctatctcagtttcctcatctgtaatttGGTATCATCTACGCCTGACTTAGTACGTACATCTGGTGGCAGAGAGTTACATCAGACTGGCTAAAGAAAACCGAGGGCAGGGGGAGAGAAGGAAAAGAGCACAGTAATGTGCTGATTTATGTAATTGGAAAGTCAGGATCCCATTTCAGGCTTAGCTGGGTAGAGGTCCCCACAAATGCCTTGCCTTTGTTTCTGACCTCTCCTACATTCTGTTTCCTTCTGGACTGGCTCCACCCTCAGGCAGCCTCTCTCCTTTGGGAGACCTCTGCTAGGTCTTCTAAGCCACCCTAGAGGGAGAAGAGCATCCCTTTCTGGGTTGCGCTCTGCTGTGTGGGGCCAGGGTCTCAGATGAGGTTCATCCTGCCATCCGTGCTGACCCCACTGGGCTCCATTGTGCTGATGGAGGTGGAGACAATGATGGTGACCTTGCAGACTTACTGTGAAGGTCAAGGGGATCATTTCCTAAGCCTGGTAGAAAGAAAGGAGCAGAAAGCTGCAGTAGCTGCCTACCTTACTTGCAGAGGGACACACAGAGGCCTAGGGGCCCATGTTTCATTTTACACATGCTGGTTTGAGAAGGGAGCCCATAGGCTCCACCAGACAGTCAGAGTCCCCGGGACAAGAATCCTGGATCCATCATTGAGGACTTTGTGATTTGCCTAGTCTCTGGATGGGAAGCGGTGGGAGAAGAGAGCTCAAGAGGGAGAACAGGTACATGTGATTGAGATGGAAACCAGAATGGGACTAGGGAACTCCCCCTCTCCACATCTGCAGGACTGCTCTGCAGTTTCATATCTCAGAATGGAAAGGAAGCAGTATTAGATTTGAACTCcaacatatgcacatacatatatatatatcaaaatatagaGAGATATATCATTCAACTTAAGAATACATGTATTGTTCTACTTATAAAAGCCATAATCttcgtagaaaatttggaaagaaaagaaaaattataaagagagaaataaaaatgacttGCAGTTTCATTATCCAAATGTAACCAGAAGCATTTGGAAAGTGCCTTCCGTTTTACATCAGTTCTAAGTGATATTTATGGTCAATCTAGTATATGCTATTATATCTTAATTCTTTCCACTCAACATTACAGCTGGCTTAGTTCCCATGATATgaacatatttttcatttctctggaccataatttatttaaccaatCTCCAATCCTTGGACatccaggttgtttcccattttTCCATATTAAAAGTAGCACAAGGATGGATATTTTCGTACATAACTATGTTGCTGCAACTTCAGTGATTGCCTTAACCTATTTTCCTAGAGTCGAATGATGGATTTAACAAGTCAATTTCCATGTTTGCACGTACATGTGAGCGCTTTCCGACCCTTCCCTGGTGGTGGGTGACGGTGACCCCCACTTGACCACACCTTTGCCGATATTGAGTACACAATGCCTTTTATCTTTGCCAATTCCAGAGATGAAAAATGGAACTTGTTTTAATTTACATTCTTTGATAACTTAGGAGGCTGACCTTTTGAAAATAAGTCTATTTCTTCCCTGGTGAATTTATTATATGGTCTTGACTTTGATAAAAAGCATGAAGGGAACGAGCCACCAGCTCTGTGGCTGGCCCTGGCATGGGGGGAGGGAAACACAGCTGAGGATTGCAGAGAAGACGTGGGCATCTAGGCAGCGGCCCACCCATGTCACCAAAGTGATGTCTCAAAAACACACTGGGGGTTGGGGGAAGGCAGGGGAAGGCTTCAGGTAGTCTTCCTGGAAGAGGAAGTTTAGATATACAATTCAGTCTTATCTTTAAGAAGACAGACTTCCAGAATTTGGGAGAAAAATGTTAAACGTGGGTCTGGAGCCAAATAATAGTGAGAGACTCCCTAGCCAGCATGTTTGCAGGCTTACTGTGTGTTTGATGCTCTCAGCTTTGTAGGtactatctcatttaatcctcctgCACACACCAAGAAGCATAAAAGGTCAAGAGAATTTGACAACTCCCAAGGTCACTCAGCCAGAAAGAGGCAGGGCTGTTGCTAGAGTTTAGATGTGTGTCCCTCAGAGGTCCGTCTATAAAGGCCTGGTCCTCTCCCTGGTGGTATCAGAAGGTGCGGTGGGCCTCTAAGAGGTGGGGCCTCATGGGACATCCTTAGGTCTTAGTGCCCCAGAAAGGATTGTGGGGCCCACAGagtctccctttctccctctgaGTGGTTTGCTCCCACCTGGCTTCCAGTCACTGGCATCTGATGGCCTCATCAGAGGCCCAGAACCAAAGGACTCCTAACTTTGGACTtgaacctccagaaccatgagccagaTACACTTTTTCTCTTTATTGAGCTAATTGCTTCAGCTACTCCTTTATGGAAACACGAAACCGAGCCATAAACCATATGTGTACCCTGGCCCCTGCCTTCAATGGCCAGCTCAACCACTGTGGTCACTGTCGTCATGGGACCACGGCTAGCAGACTTTAATCAAGAAACTGGGtttttagaaaatgaattatccccatgaggaaacaaacaaacaaacaaacaacaacaaaccagATGTCAGCAGGCTGCATGGACTCTCTACCAGGCTTAGGTTTTaaccagaagatggaccaaaggaagaaggaaagtcCTGTCGGAAGGTGAATATTAAAGGCAGCCCCAAAGCAGCACCAAAGCAGCCCCAAAGGGCGTTTTAGTCTGTATTCATAGCAGGAAGAAATAATGCTGGTCAGGAAAGAGGTTGCAAGGCACAGATAGAGGCAAAGATGGGCACCTTCCACTGGCCTCCATCTCCCCCAGCAAGGAGAAGGGCACAGCGGGGTGGCGCAGGCTGCCCAGAGGGAGGCCTTGCCGTGAGTGCTGTTCTAAGGGCTTTAATGCACACAAATGGCCCTAGTTCCCGAGGAACCCCAGGGGGTCAAACCGATTACTCTGCTTTATATACAAGAAACCTGCCCAAGGTGTTCCTCTGCAGGTAAGTTGCAGAGACAGAATCCTGATGCTGACAGTCTGTGCTTGCGCAGAGCCCGTGCAGGAGGGATGAGCCCGGTACCACGGAGAGGGATGTCCAAGCTCAACAGACATGCCTCGGAATGTCAAGGACGAGTTCTGGGCTCCTAGGCCACGTTCCAGGACTGAAGAACACAGAGGCGAGAGGTGCAAGCCTTGGTGTGACTTTGAGATAGACGAGCAGGAAGAAAGACATTCTGGTTTTCAAAGAATGAACCCGATAAACCTTATGGTGCAAGACTGGGCATAAAATCCCTAGAAAATTCTAGAAAGACTTTCTTATTAGATGGCGGTGAACCCTTGACAAAGACTGCTGAGCCATATGGGTTCACAGAAGACAATTTCTTGCCCAATTATTGGAACCCATGTCTTCAGGAGACGCAGTGGGCTAGTAGTTCTCGACCTGGTTATCCCTTGTTATGTGCCCCCTTGACAGTCCTGAGGACAGTGCTCCTGGTGGACATTCTCCCTACTCAGGGCTCTCCACTGTACCCACCTGGTGCTCCACCTCTGGGGTGACCGCTGAACTGAGCAAACATCATCAGGGTTTCCACTGGACGAGTCACTACCACAAACAGCGTATTACAACTGTGTGGGATGTTGGCAAAGCTCCCTGCTGTCCCAAGGACAATATGGAGAAACTTGACCTCCTGGAGGGGACTGCAACTGGTCAGACACCCACACTGACTCAGAAGTTGATGTGAACGTGCCAGAAGGCCGTGGACTTGCACCCCA
This region of Callospermophilus lateralis isolate mCalLat2 chromosome 6, mCalLat2.hap1, whole genome shotgun sequence genomic DNA includes:
- the Lrfn2 gene encoding leucine-rich repeat and fibronectin type-III domain-containing protein 2, with amino-acid sequence METLLGGLLAFGMAFAVVDACPKYCVCQNLSESLGTLCPSKGLLFVPPDIDRRTVELRLGGNFIIHIGRQDFANMTGLVDLTLSRNTISHIQPFSFLDLESLRSLHLDSNRLPSLGEDTLRGLVNLQHLIVNNNQLGGIADDAFEDFLLTLEDLDLSYNNLHGLPWDSVRRMVNLHQLSLDHNLLDHIAEGTFADLQKLARLDLTSNRLQKLPPDPIFARSQASALTATPFAPPLSFSFGGNPLHCNCELLWLRRLERDDDLETCGSPGALKGRYFWHVREEEFVCEPPLITQHTHKLLVLEGQAATLKCKAIGDPSPLIHWVAPDDRLVGNSSRTAVYDNGTLDILITTSQDSGAFTCIAANAAGEATATVEVSIVQLPHLSNSTSRTAPPKSRLSDITGSSKTGRGGGGSGGGEPSKSTPERAVLVSDVTTTSALVKWSVSKSAPRVKMYQLQYNCSDDEVLIYRMIPASNKAFVVNNLVSGTGYDLCVLAMWDDTATTLTATNIVGCAQFFTKADYPQCQSMHSQILGGTMILVIGGIIVATLLVFIVILMVRYKICNQDVPSKMAAATVSNVYSQTNGAQPPPPGSAPAGPALPALQPRPKVVVRNELVGFSDSSSSSSLGSGEAAGLGRGPWRLPPPATRPKPNLDRLMGAFASLDLKSQRKEELLDSRTPAGRGSGTSARAQHSDREPLLGPPAARARSLLPLPLEGKTKRSHSFDMGDFAAVAAAAGGVAAGGYSPPRRVSNIWTKRSLSVNGMLLPFEESDLVGARGTFGSSEWVMESTV